One region of Flavobacterium sp. GSB-24 genomic DNA includes:
- a CDS encoding alpha/beta fold hydrolase, which produces MEILKTFKFLAFVLLCFFLIVYVLIISYVYFNQVELVFHSSKLPKNFKFDYQHKYEEINIESFDGSILNGLLFKAEKSKGLIFYLHGNAGTLETWGKIAKIYTSLGYDIFILDYRSFGKSEGEIENEEQLSKDISIVYKQLSKRYSEDEIIIAGYSIGSGFAAKLALENRPKAVILQAPYYNFLELSSSRVPFFPDFMKRFSLETNLYLPKIKAPIYIFHGTDDQLIPCENSLRLKKLLKSNAYFYPLEGQGHVGMNENEDFQKQLKIILE; this is translated from the coding sequence ATGGAGATATTAAAAACGTTTAAATTTTTAGCATTTGTACTTTTGTGCTTTTTTTTAATTGTTTATGTTTTAATAATATCTTACGTCTATTTCAATCAGGTTGAATTAGTTTTTCATAGTTCAAAATTACCAAAGAACTTTAAATTTGATTATCAGCATAAGTATGAGGAAATTAACATCGAGTCCTTTGATGGAAGTATTCTCAACGGATTGTTATTTAAAGCAGAAAAATCCAAAGGCTTAATTTTTTATCTTCATGGAAATGCCGGAACATTAGAAACTTGGGGCAAGATTGCTAAAATATATACTTCACTGGGTTACGATATTTTTATTTTGGACTATAGAAGTTTCGGGAAAAGTGAAGGTGAAATTGAAAATGAAGAACAATTAAGTAAAGATATTTCGATTGTTTATAAGCAATTGTCTAAGAGATATTCTGAAGATGAAATTATAATTGCTGGATATTCTATCGGTTCTGGGTTTGCTGCAAAACTTGCTTTAGAAAATAGACCAAAAGCAGTAATCCTTCAGGCTCCATATTACAACTTTTTAGAATTGTCAAGTTCGAGAGTTCCCTTTTTTCCAGACTTTATGAAGAGGTTTAGTTTAGAAACCAATTTATATCTTCCAAAAATTAAAGCTCCAATTTATATTTTTCATGGAACTGATGATCAGTTAATTCCTTGTGAAAATTCATTAAGATTGAAAAAGCTTTTGAAATCAAATGCCTATTTTTATCCTTTGGAAGGTCAGGGACATGTTGGTATGAACGAAAATGAAGATTTTCAAAAACAATTAAAAATAATATTAGAATAA
- a CDS encoding GNAT family N-acetyltransferase — protein MKNSIETERLILRELALSDAEGMFELDSNPNVHLFLGNNPVKHIEESIDYIKFVQKQYKDFGTGRWAVVLKETNEFIGWSGIKYITDEINNHKNFYELGYRFIEKHWGKGYASEAGKAFVDYAFNKMKVEALYAYADAGNENSRKILEKLGFHFVNSFEYQGEIEVWYELKNPNSN, from the coding sequence ATGAAGAATTCAATTGAAACCGAACGTTTGATTTTACGAGAATTAGCACTTTCTGATGCAGAAGGAATGTTCGAATTGGATTCGAATCCCAATGTCCATTTGTTTTTAGGAAATAATCCCGTAAAACATATTGAAGAAAGCATTGATTATATCAAATTCGTTCAAAAACAATACAAAGATTTTGGAACAGGGCGCTGGGCTGTAGTTCTAAAAGAAACCAATGAATTTATTGGATGGTCGGGAATAAAATATATTACTGACGAAATCAATAATCATAAAAATTTTTACGAGTTAGGTTATCGTTTTATCGAAAAACATTGGGGAAAAGGATATGCATCTGAAGCAGGAAAAGCTTTTGTCGATTATGCTTTTAATAAAATGAAAGTGGAAGCACTTTACGCGTATGCCGATGCAGGAAATGAAAATTCTAGAAAGATTTTAGAAAAACTAGGTTTCCATTTTGTGAATTCTTTCGAATATCAAGGAGAAATTGAAGTTTGGTACGAACTCAAAAATCCAAACTCAAACTAA
- a CDS encoding ABC transporter permease: MSIISLIIKREFIAKVRNKSFVVMTFLSPLLFVAIAVFIGYLSSMKADTKRIAIHDETGLFASDFLKENKKGAEFKYLDLSAVDVKALKDSITKENFSGLIVIPKTNDTKDLESKIEFISNNSPSISFVESIQDVIGTKITKLNLEKAKLDTLAIQKAQSKVNIHLIKASGEESLKGLNEIKIGIGGAFGYLIMMFIIIYGNMVMRSVIEEKTNRIIEIIISSVKPFQLMIGKIIGTSLAGILQFMIWAIIGLGLMFAASAFFGVNVGPTARISPELMQSAQHELSGSAQMYIAELWNLPIASIIIGFVVYFIGGYFLYSSFYAAIGAAVDNQTDSQQFLLPIIMPLILSVYIGFFTVVNDPHGSIAVIFSMIPLTSPIVMLMRIPFGVPWWQIAISVSLLFATFFLVVWFAAKIYRVGILMYGKKPTWKELYRWLKY, encoded by the coding sequence ATGAGCATCATTTCGTTGATTATAAAAAGAGAATTTATTGCCAAAGTCCGCAATAAATCTTTTGTTGTCATGACTTTTTTGAGTCCGCTTTTATTCGTGGCAATAGCCGTTTTTATTGGCTATTTGAGCTCGATGAAAGCCGATACAAAGCGTATTGCAATTCATGACGAAACTGGACTTTTTGCTTCCGATTTCTTAAAAGAAAATAAAAAAGGAGCAGAGTTCAAATATCTCGATTTATCTGCAGTTGATGTAAAAGCGTTGAAAGACAGTATTACAAAAGAAAATTTCAGCGGTTTAATTGTCATTCCAAAAACAAATGACACAAAAGATTTAGAAAGTAAAATTGAATTTATTTCGAATAATAGTCCGAGTATTTCTTTTGTAGAAAGCATACAGGATGTCATCGGAACAAAAATTACAAAACTAAATCTCGAGAAAGCCAAACTAGACACTCTAGCTATTCAAAAAGCACAATCAAAAGTTAATATTCATTTGATAAAAGCTTCTGGTGAAGAAAGTTTAAAAGGCTTAAATGAAATCAAAATAGGAATTGGCGGTGCGTTCGGTTATTTGATTATGATGTTTATTATCATCTACGGAAACATGGTAATGCGAAGTGTAATCGAGGAAAAAACAAACCGAATTATTGAAATCATTATTTCATCAGTAAAACCATTTCAGTTAATGATTGGTAAAATTATAGGAACATCGCTTGCAGGGATTTTACAATTTATGATTTGGGCAATTATTGGTTTGGGATTAATGTTTGCAGCTTCCGCATTTTTTGGTGTCAACGTTGGACCAACAGCCAGAATTTCGCCAGAATTAATGCAGTCGGCACAGCACGAACTTTCAGGATCTGCACAAATGTATATTGCTGAATTGTGGAACCTGCCAATTGCAAGTATCATAATCGGTTTTGTGGTTTATTTTATAGGAGGTTATTTTCTGTACAGTTCATTTTATGCTGCAATCGGAGCCGCAGTAGACAATCAAACAGATTCGCAGCAGTTTTTACTGCCAATTATAATGCCTCTTATTTTAAGCGTCTATATCGGATTTTTTACAGTTGTTAATGATCCGCACGGAAGCATTGCTGTAATTTTTTCGATGATTCCATTAACATCGCCAATTGTAATGCTAATGCGTATTCCGTTTGGTGTGCCGTGGTGGCAAATCGCAATTTCGGTATCATTATTGTTTGCTACATTTTTCCTTGTTGTTTGGTTCGCTGCAAAAATTTACCGCGTAGGTATTTTAATGTACGGTAAAAAACCAACTTGGAAAGAATTGTATAGGTGGCTTAAATATTAA
- a CDS encoding sigma-54 dependent transcriptional regulator, protein MSKILIIEDEAAIRRVLVKILSEENDSYQVEEAEDGVAGLEKIKNNDYDLVLCDIKMPKMDGVEVLEEVKKIKPEIPMVMISGHGDMETAIHTMRLGAFDYISKPPDLNRLLNTVRNALDKKQLVVENKILKKKVSKNYEMIGESESINHIKVMIDKVAQTEARVLITGPNGTGKELVAHQLHEKSERANFPLIEVNCAAIPSELIESELFGHVKGAFTSAVKDRAGKFEAADKGTIFLDEIGDMSLSAQAKVLRALQESMITRVGADKDIKVDVRVVAATNKDLKTEIAEGRFREDLYHRLAVILIKVPPLNERRDDIPALIKHFAEKIASEQGNAVKVFSAQAIKLLQEYDWTGNIRELRNVVERLIILGGNEISETDVKLFASK, encoded by the coding sequence ATGAGTAAAATACTAATTATAGAAGACGAAGCAGCAATCAGAAGAGTTTTGGTAAAAATTTTATCAGAAGAAAATGATTCATACCAAGTTGAAGAAGCTGAAGATGGCGTTGCAGGGCTTGAAAAAATAAAAAACAACGATTACGATTTGGTTTTGTGTGACATCAAAATGCCAAAAATGGACGGTGTTGAGGTTTTAGAAGAAGTAAAAAAGATAAAACCAGAAATTCCGATGGTCATGATTTCGGGTCACGGCGATATGGAAACAGCAATTCATACTATGCGCTTAGGAGCTTTTGATTACATTTCAAAACCGCCGGATTTGAATCGTTTATTAAATACCGTTCGTAATGCTTTAGACAAAAAACAATTAGTTGTTGAGAATAAAATTCTAAAGAAAAAAGTCAGCAAGAATTACGAAATGATAGGTGAGAGTGAGTCAATTAATCATATTAAAGTGATGATTGATAAAGTAGCTCAAACCGAAGCCAGGGTTTTAATTACAGGTCCAAACGGAACTGGAAAAGAATTAGTAGCCCATCAATTACATGAAAAAAGCGAACGTGCTAATTTTCCTTTAATTGAAGTTAACTGTGCTGCGATTCCAAGTGAATTGATTGAAAGTGAATTGTTCGGACACGTAAAAGGTGCTTTTACATCGGCAGTGAAAGATCGCGCGGGGAAGTTTGAAGCCGCTGACAAAGGGACGATTTTCCTCGATGAAATTGGTGATATGAGTCTTTCGGCGCAAGCCAAAGTTTTACGTGCCCTTCAGGAAAGTATGATTACCAGAGTTGGTGCCGATAAAGATATTAAAGTTGATGTTCGTGTAGTAGCTGCAACAAATAAAGATTTAAAAACAGAAATTGCCGAAGGCCGTTTCCGTGAAGATTTATATCATCGTCTGGCTGTTATTTTGATTAAAGTACCGCCGTTAAATGAAAGACGTGACGATATTCCAGCTTTGATAAAACATTTTGCAGAAAAAATTGCATCAGAGCAGGGAAATGCAGTGAAAGTATTTTCGGCGCAAGCCATAAAATTATTGCAGGAATACGATTGGACAGGAAATATTCGTGAACTTCGAAATGTAGTCGAAAGATTGATTATTTTAGGAGGAAACGAAATCTCTGAAACCGATGTGAAATTGTTTGCAAGCAAGTAG
- a CDS encoding Cof-type HAD-IIB family hydrolase has protein sequence MQYKMLVLDMDDTLLTDDHKISDLNKKVILEAQAKGVYVVLASGRPTSAMTAYAKELQLDINDSYIISFNGAIISRAKDDLVFFEQKLTVEQIHELYDYSVKMKTHIITYLDNEIISETDSPYIEVEKEITGMVHRKVTSFKEYVDRPAVKCILLEDPAYLKTVEKDLIEAMPHLSVSMSKPFFLEAAQQGIDKAASLKLLADKLGILQSEIIAVGNAGNDLTMIEYAGLGVWVDNVTPELRDKADIIVASNNNDGVAEVITRYILN, from the coding sequence ATGCAATACAAAATGCTGGTGCTCGACATGGATGATACCTTGTTGACAGACGATCATAAAATTTCAGATTTAAATAAAAAAGTAATATTAGAGGCACAAGCCAAAGGTGTTTACGTAGTCTTGGCTTCAGGAAGACCTACATCTGCAATGACGGCTTATGCAAAAGAATTACAATTGGATATTAATGACTCTTATATTATATCATTTAATGGTGCTATTATCAGTAGGGCAAAAGACGATTTAGTTTTTTTTGAACAAAAGCTGACTGTAGAGCAGATTCATGAATTATACGATTATAGTGTTAAAATGAAGACGCATATTATCACTTATTTGGACAATGAAATTATAAGCGAAACAGATTCGCCATACATAGAAGTCGAAAAAGAAATTACTGGAATGGTGCATCGTAAAGTGACCAGTTTTAAGGAATATGTTGACAGACCTGCTGTAAAATGTATTTTATTAGAAGATCCGGCTTATTTGAAAACGGTTGAAAAAGATTTAATTGAAGCAATGCCGCATTTGAGTGTTTCTATGTCGAAACCATTTTTCTTAGAAGCAGCGCAGCAAGGGATTGATAAAGCGGCCAGTTTGAAACTTTTGGCAGATAAGTTAGGAATTCTTCAAAGTGAAATTATCGCAGTTGGAAACGCTGGAAATGACTTAACAATGATTGAATATGCTGGTCTTGGAGTCTGGGTAGATAATGTAACGCCTGAATTGCGTGACAAAGCAGATATAATTGTAGCATCCAATAATAATGATGGTGTTGCAGAAGTAATAACACGTTACATTTTAAACTAA
- a CDS encoding DUF2007 domain-containing protein: MGLMKVFSGSEVLAIALQERLETAGVETVKKDNIQSARLGGFGGTDLAVEVFIQETDYAKANPVIEEFRMSL, translated from the coding sequence ATGGGATTAATGAAGGTGTTTTCGGGTAGTGAAGTATTAGCAATTGCTTTGCAGGAAAGATTAGAAACTGCGGGAGTAGAAACCGTAAAAAAAGATAATATTCAATCGGCTCGTTTAGGGGGTTTTGGCGGAACAGATTTGGCTGTTGAGGTTTTTATTCAAGAAACTGATTATGCAAAAGCAAATCCTGTTATTGAAGAATTTAGAATGAGTCTTTAA
- a CDS encoding DEAD/DEAH box helicase, whose translation MKLKKINEKLQDGLIENGLTEANALQLETFSTIKSGADCVIISPKGSGKTTTIVLNVIQQLAGKNEESPRALIIVEDKAKVLEMVALFEKYGKYTNLEVYGVNEKGDMDYDKNYISTGIDVLIGTPTKLNDMFSTAGYNVNRLKMLILDDADPILRLRHETKIMRISGSIAKTQRLIFAETLTERIEILADKMLVEPFLFDMDEEGEEELDEEEDDIQEE comes from the coding sequence ATGAAACTAAAAAAAATAAACGAGAAATTACAAGACGGATTAATCGAAAATGGTTTGACAGAAGCAAATGCATTGCAGCTGGAAACATTTTCGACCATAAAAAGTGGTGCCGATTGCGTAATTATTTCTCCAAAAGGAAGTGGAAAAACAACTACAATTGTTTTAAATGTCATTCAGCAGTTAGCAGGAAAAAATGAAGAATCACCTCGTGCTTTGATTATTGTTGAAGACAAAGCGAAGGTATTGGAAATGGTGGCGCTTTTTGAAAAATATGGAAAATACACCAATCTTGAGGTGTATGGCGTAAATGAAAAAGGCGACATGGATTACGATAAAAATTACATTTCAACTGGAATCGATGTCTTAATTGGAACACCAACAAAACTGAACGATATGTTTAGTACAGCAGGTTACAATGTTAACCGATTAAAAATGCTGATTCTTGATGATGCAGATCCTATTTTAAGGTTGAGACACGAAACAAAGATTATGCGTATTTCTGGCAGTATTGCAAAAACGCAGCGTTTGATTTTTGCTGAAACCCTGACAGAGCGTATCGAAATTTTGGCTGACAAAATGTTAGTTGAACCTTTTTTATTTGATATGGATGAAGAAGGAGAGGAAGAACTTGACGAAGAAGAAGACGATATTCAAGAAGAATAG